A window of Littorina saxatilis isolate snail1 linkage group LG7, US_GU_Lsax_2.0, whole genome shotgun sequence contains these coding sequences:
- the LOC138970743 gene encoding zinc finger protein 431-like: MLTHTGERPNKCNQCSAAFAYSCSLKKHMLTHTDEQTHKCGQCSSAFFESASLKKHMFTHTGERPHKCGQCSASFALFGNLKTHMLTHTGERPHQCCQCNATFAHSGSLKNHMLTHTGERPHKCGQCSSAFALSWSLKKHMLKHTGERPLKCSQCSAAFALSGSLKQHMLIHTGERPHKCCQCSTAFANAGSLKKHMLIHTGERPHMCCQCSAAFALSGSLKQHMLIHTGERPHKCCQCNAAFARAGCLKKHMLTHTGERPHQCSQCNAAFAQFCHLKRHILTHTGERPHQCCQCNATFAQFCHLKKHMLTHTGERPHKCGQCSSAFGLSWSLKKHMLKHTGERPLKCGQCSAAFAYSCSLKKHMLTHSDSS; the protein is encoded by the coding sequence atgttgacacacacaggtgAACGACCAAACAAGTGCAATCAATGCAGTGCTGCGTTTGCTTATTCTTGTTCCCTGAAgaaacacatgttgacacatacagatGAGCAAACACATAAGTGCGGTCAATGCAGTTCTGCTTTTTTTGAGTCGGCCTCCTTGAAGAAAcatatgttcacacacacaggggAACGACCACATAAGTGCGGTCAATGCAGTGCTTCTTTTGCTCTGTTTGGTAACCTGAAgacacacatgttgacacacacaggtgAACGACCTCATCAGTGTTGTCAGTGCAATGCTACTTTTGCTCATTCTGGTTCCCTGAAGAatcacatgttgacacacacaggtgAGCGACCACATAAGTGCGGTCAATGCAGTTCTGCTTTTGCCCTGTCTTGGTCCTTGAAGAAACACATGTTGAAACACACAGGGGAACGACCACTTAAGTGCAGTCAATGCAGTGCTGCTTTTGCCCTGTCTGGTTCcctgaagcaacacatgttgatACACACAGGTGAGCGACCACATAAGTGCTGCCAATGCAGTACTGCTTTTGCCAATGCTGGTTCCCTGAAGAAACACATGTTGATACACACAGGTGAGCGACCACATATGTGCTGTCAATGCAGTGCTGCTTTTGCCCTGTCTGGTTCcctgaagcaacacatgttgatACACACAGGTGAGCGACCACATAAGTGCTGTCAATGCAATGCTGCTTTTGCTCGGGCTGGTTGCTTGAAGAAACAtatgttgacacacacaggtgAACGACCTcatcagtgtagtcagtgcaaTGCTGCTTTTGCTCAGTTTTGTCACCTGAAGAgacacattttgacacacacaggTGAACGACCTCATCAGTGTTGTCAGTGCAATGCTACTTTTGCTCAGTTTTGTCACCTGAAgaaacacatgttgacacacacaggtgAGCGACCACATAAGTGCGGTCAATGCAGTTCTGCTTTTGGCCTGTCTTGGTCCTTGAAGAAACACATGTTGAAACACACAGGGGAACGACCACTTAAGTGCGGTCAATGCAGTGCTGCGTTTGCTTATTCTTGTTCCCTGAAgaaacacatgttgacacattcagattcgtcctga
- the LOC138970733 gene encoding zinc finger protein 431-like, producing MEREDPAVKTEVKIEIDVAEEPPQSWFMTQQHTHGQAAANVDSDTWQKEEAGEGQATVSADSDTWLKKEAGEGQATASAESDTWLKKEAGEGLSTGCTDSDTWLKEEAGEELSGTDSNFNTDSQLNTNSTGATLSAGKTRPKEHTFKRLRKQVHRCSHSSSVFDFPSGLERHLLKHIGERPHKCDQCSAAFARSRSLKKHMLTHTDERPHKCNQCSAAFARCGYLKKHIITHTGERPHKCGECSAAFSKSASLKKHMFTHTGERPHKCGQCSAAFARSGSLKNHILTHAGERPHKCGQCSAAFALSGSLKKHMLTHTGERPNKCNQCSAAFAYSCSLKKHMLTHTDEQTHKCGQCSSAFFESASLKKHMFTHTGERPHKCGQCSAAFALFGNLKTHMLTHTGERPHQCCQCNATFAHSGSLKNHMLTHTGERPHKCGQCSSAFALSWSLKKHMLKHTGERPLKCSQCSAAFALSGSLKQHMLIHTGERPHKCCQCSTAFANAGSLKKHMLIHTGERPHMCCQCSAAFALSGSLKQHMLIHTGERPHKCCQCNAAFARAGCLKKHMLTHTGERPHQCSQCNAGFAQFCHLKRHILTHTGERPHQCCQCNATFAQFCHLKKHMLTHTGERPHKCGQCSSAFGLSWSLKKHMLKHTGERPLKCGQCSAAFAYSCSLKKHMLTHSDSS from the coding sequence GACAAGCTGCAGCCAATGttgacagtgatacctggcaGAAGGAAGAGGCAGGAGAAGGACAAGCTACAGTCAGTGctgacagtgatacctggctgaagaaAGAGGCAGGAGAAGGACAAGCTACAGCCAGTGCTGaaagtgatacctggctgaagaaAGAGGCAGGAGAAGGACTATCCACAGGCTGTActgacagtgatacctggctgaaggAAGAGGCAGGAGAAGAGCTGTCTGGTACTGACAGTAACTTCAACACTGATTCACAGCTAAACACAAACAGCACAGGAGCAACCTTGTCTGCTGGTAAAACTCGACCAAAGGAGCACACGTTTAAACGTCTACGAAAACAAGTGCATCGATGCTCACATTCTAGTTCTGTCTTTGATTTTCCAAGCGGATTGGAGAGACATCTACTAAAGCATATAGGTGAACGACCACATAAGTGTGATCAATGCAGTGCTGCTTTTGCTCGATCTCGTTCCCTGAAgaaacacatgttgacacacacagatGAGCGACCACATAAGTGCAATCAATGCAGTGCTGCTTTTGCTCGATGTGGTTACTTGAAGAAACATAttatcacacacacaggggAACGACCACATAAGTGTGGTGAATGCAGTGCTGCTTTTTCTAAGTCGGCCTCCTTGAAGAAACATATGTTCACGCACACAGGGGAACGACCACATAAGTGCGGTCAATGCAGTGCTGCTTTTGCTCGATCTGGTTCCCTGAAGAACCACATATTGACCCACGCAGGGGAACGACCACATAAGTGTGGTCAATGCAGTGCTGCTTTTGCCCTGTCTGGTTCCCTGAAgaaacacatgttgacacacacaggtgAACGACCAAACAAGTGCAATCAATGCAGTGCTGCGTTTGCTTATTCTTGTTCCCTGAAgaaacacatgttgacacatacagatGAGCAAACACATAAGTGCGGTCAATGCAGTTCTGCTTTTTTTGAGTCGGCCTCCTTGAAGAAAcatatgttcacacacacaggggAACGACCACATAAGTGCGGTCAATGCAGTGCTGCTTTTGCTCTGTTTGGTAACCTGAAgacacacatgttgacacacacaggtgAACGACCTCATCAGTGTTGTCAGTGCAATGCTACTTTTGCTCATTCTGGTTCCCTGAAGAatcacatgttgacacacacaggtgAGCGACCACATAAGTGCGGTCAATGCAGTTCTGCTTTTGCCCTGTCTTGGTCCTTGAAGAAACACATGTTGAAACACACAGGGGAACGACCACTTAAGTGCAGTCAATGCAGTGCTGCTTTTGCCCTGTCTGGTTCcctgaagcaacacatgttgatACACACAGGTGAGCGACCACATAAGTGCTGCCAATGCAGTACTGCTTTTGCCAATGCTGGTTCCCTTAAAAAACACATGTTGATACACACAGGTGAGCGACCACATATGTGCTGTCAATGCAGTGCTGCTTTTGCCCTGTCTGGTTCcctgaagcaacacatgttgatACACACAGGTGAGCGACCACATAAGTGCTGTCAATGCAATGCTGCTTTTGCTCGGGCTGGTTGCTTGAAGAAACAtatgttgacacacacaggtgAACGACCTcatcagtgtagtcagtgcaaTGCTGGTTTTGCTCAGTTTTGTCACCTGAAGAgacacattttgacacacacaggTGAACGACCTCATCAGTGTTGTCAGTGCAATGCTACTTTTGCTCAGTTTTGTCACCTGAAgaaacacatgttgacacacacaggtgAGCGACCACATAAGTGCGGTCAATGCAGTTCTGCTTTTGGCCTGTCTTGGTCCTTGAAGAAACACATGTTGAAACACACAGGGGAACGACCACTTAAGTGCGGTCAATGCAGTGCTGCGTTTGCTTATTCTTGTTCCCTGAAgaaacacatgttgacacattcagattcgtcctga